One stretch of Lucilia cuprina isolate Lc7/37 chromosome 6, ASM2204524v1, whole genome shotgun sequence DNA includes these proteins:
- the LOC111682753 gene encoding uncharacterized protein LOC111682753, which produces MALTVVKYRKTASGETTAATPAILIKKKLPSASLGTQIKQELTEDNTKKPIIKIEGSTGLVINKIPAIIKPATMKRVGVAMGEPAFKSTKYSLQTVASTGTPLTSFQWQQTIGNANAANAKKQQQQQLGAAISSLPPNTIIKATSAPNNNQILHTANGTSSILSNSLNTTASTMQIRPRPTIFIKREVPKRTIRTVTLELIEKNPHIHLGLHTTRLPLLKNVICTRANITLVDCYLTLKKLKQNEDFSLLAEYFELTEGEVQQIFAKTVVKLARYLRFLIRWPDSKKYYDRHKNLPFAFRQNLSHVQSLIECVETDMPSSPLQIDCTNYKFILSINTNGKYE; this is translated from the exons ATGGCATTGACGGTTGTTAAATATCGTAAAACAGCTTCTGGCGAAACTACAGCAGCAACTCCAgcgatattaataaaaaagaaattgccGTCAGCATCTTTAGgaacacaaataaaacaagaGTTAACGGAGGATAATACAaag aaacctataataaaaattgaaggTTCTACTGGTTTGGTTATCAATAAAATACCAGCTATTATAAAGCCAGCTACTATGAAACGCGTTGGAGTGGCCATGGGAG AACCCGCTTTTAAATCTACAAAATATTCTTTACAAACTGTAGCCTCCACGGGCACACCATTGACCAGTTTTCAATGGCAACAGACTATAGGCAATGCAAATGCCGCTAATGctaagaaacaacaacaacagcaactaggAGCAGCCATTAGCTCGCTACCACCGAATACCATTATAAAAGCTACTTCAGCTCCTAACAATAATCAAATCCTACACACCGCTAACGGTACGTCCTCCATATTATCAAATTCTCTTAATACAACCGCCTCTACTATGCAAATAAGACCACGTCCCACTATTTTCATTAAACGTGAAGTACCTAAACGCACCATACGTACGGTAACACTTGAGCTTATCGAAAAGAATCCTCATATACATTTGGGTCTGCATACTACCCGTTTACCTTTACTTAAAAATGTCATTTGTACCCGGGCCAATATCACTTTGGTAGATTGTTATTTAActctaaagaaattaaaacaaaatgaagaTTTCTCTTTGCTGGCGGAATATTTTGAATTGACTGAAGGTGAAGTTCAGCAAATATTTGCCAAGACAGTGGTTAAATTAGCACGTTATTTGCGTTTTCTGATACGTTGGCCTGATAGTAAGAAATACTATGATAGGCATAAAAATTTACCTTTTGCATTTAGGCAAAATCTTTCTCATGTCCAGTCGTTGATTGAGTGTGTGGAAACAGATATGCCATCTAGTCCATTGCAGATTGATTGTACAAACTATAAGTTTATTTTGAGCATTAATACAAATGGTAAGTATGAGTGA